In a single window of the Elaeis guineensis isolate ETL-2024a chromosome 8, EG11, whole genome shotgun sequence genome:
- the LOC105032400 gene encoding glycine-rich RNA-binding protein 4, mitochondrial: MAFCSKLGNLVRQGVLKNGASSGSVPTMHLLNSTRYMSSTKLFVGGLSFGTDDQTLKEAFNCFGNVTEARVITDRETGRSRGFGFVNFDSGESASAAMSGMDGQELHGRNIRVSYANDRPTGGFRGGFGGGYGGRSGGYQGSGGFGGGSAGQDDFGGDSGRGF, from the exons ATGGCATTCTGCAGCAAACTTGGTAATCTGGTTAGGCAAGGGGTTCTGAAGAATGGTGCATCTAGTGGATCAGTTCCTACGATGCATTTGCTTAACTCAACCCGCTATATGTCATCCACAAAGCTTTTTGTTGGTG GTCTTTCCTTTGGTACTGATGACCAAACGCTTAAGGAGGCATTTAACTGCTTTGGAAATGTGACTGAAG CGAGGGTCATCACTGATAGAGAAACTGGAAGGTCAAGGGGATTTGGGTTCGTAAATTTTGATAGTGGTGAATCTGCCAGTGCAGCTATGTCTGGCATGGATGGCCAG GAACTGCATGGACGGAACATTCGTGTAAGCTATGCTAATGATAGACCCACTGGTGGGTTTCGTGGTGGTTTTGGTGGTGGATATGGCGGCCGCAGTGGTGGGTATCAGGGGAGTGGTGGCTTTGGTGGTGGATCTGCAGGTCAAGATGACTTTGGTGGGGATTCTGGCAGGGGTTTTTGA